A single Gammaproteobacteria bacterium DNA region contains:
- a CDS encoding SDR family oxidoreductase: MLSLKNKTILITGASRGIGAAAAKVCTDAGAKVIPHASRESENTNSDFIYEDLSQAGAGQRLFDKALAVNGKIDGVVNNAGVFLSSPLSMDKSDEWDSGWETIMAVNVQAPADICRAAIHHYRQQGGGNIVNIASRAGHRGDGPENAAYAASKGALLAMTKSWARGISHENIYLYSIAPGWVETRMAP; this comes from the coding sequence ATGCTCTCCCTGAAAAACAAAACCATCCTCATCACCGGCGCTTCACGGGGTATTGGTGCTGCCGCCGCCAAAGTGTGTACCGACGCCGGTGCCAAGGTCATTCCGCACGCCAGTCGCGAAAGTGAAAACACCAACAGCGATTTTATTTACGAAGACTTAAGCCAAGCGGGAGCCGGGCAACGATTATTCGACAAGGCCTTAGCGGTCAATGGAAAAATTGACGGCGTGGTGAATAATGCCGGGGTGTTCCTGTCTTCGCCCTTGAGTATGGACAAGTCTGATGAATGGGATTCCGGTTGGGAAACCATCATGGCGGTGAATGTGCAGGCCCCAGCCGATATTTGTCGGGCGGCGATTCATCATTACCGTCAACAGGGCGGGGGCAACATCGTGAACATCGCCAGTCGCGCCGGGCATCGTGGCGACGGTCCGGAGAATGCCGCGTATGCCGCCTCCAAAGGCGCTTTACTCGCGATGACCAAATCCTGGGCGCGGGGTATTTCGCATGAAAACATCTATTTGTATTCCATTGCCCCCGGTTGGGTGGAAACGCGTATGGCACC